The Tubulanus polymorphus chromosome 6, tnTubPoly1.2, whole genome shotgun sequence genome includes a region encoding these proteins:
- the LOC141906943 gene encoding speckle targeted PIP5K1A-regulated poly(A) polymerase-like translates to MDFYCDLCNITVNSEAIMETHIRGKKHQKNVERSIQTAERSVYVRGFPKGHNADIILERYFEKFGTIEEIVVEATNQNFALVQYKNLGSACTALQQKRHYIGNHQLVLMPKKSTSSHVDRLGLTKNPSHSEAKQKPQIEDTTLNSRLINADSVNDQFGILVSELALPADNLELRQIVVDMLQGLFVQYFPGCQVVSYGSTATGLGFVGCDMDVFLDLKLYKAVRIEEAAQIPINFPYMKHIPAFRDMKRGYMTREELANISRIDQARLISKILVTVGKGITDVLTIPSVRCPIVRFVHQPTSQRIDLSFKSRLAVKNSQLIKLYCVLDARFKQLAFAIRYWARRQNLLGNMNAGWKLTNYALTLMLVFYLQDAQVLPTVKFLRDYAEDDDILEIDGWDCSFTSNVDNILPSGNTMSLEELLIGFFKFYSEFDFHNFLICPRDGLMIPVSKIPHQLPSRAAQNFKVGPINIQDPFALDHNTAQNVNDRMRNLVYHHCTTAHKDCLSAEFQKPVVNGDKLWGLRLLFVESEPLTEVHKPQQTHGKSNEHAFNIAMMPDKCPQFFMKIAMMQEVELNEGWLSYTTVAIKLLLEKVFMIKCRTLRCETSPDIPVEIDIKIDNPVTDKTSSGTAAARKTAAGATKRVADDSDAQIAKKAKIDDAADCSGSASSSETTAAQEISEAPHNSSAGPYEDGEIIPYAELMEPEFDDLTPAEESQWTARKDAQMALQCRLSHRIWQDRKNSARRINRKQYDPLSLEAKITKLIRESGECELRQCMQFIVEISYNIDPCSVLVVFRLETPECKGDFNTFQAFMKQMIPKLLTLM, encoded by the exons ATGGATTTTTACTGTGATTTGTGTAACATAACTGTTAACTCTG aaGCGATTATGGAGACTCATATTCGTGGAAAGAAACATCAGAAAAATGTCGAACGTTCGATACAAACAGCAGAACGTTCCGTGTACGTCAGGGGTTTCCCGAAAGGTCACAACGCCGATATCATTCTGGAGCGTTATTTCGAGAAATTCGGAACAATCGAAGAAATCGTCGTCGAGGCAACGAATCAG aattttgctCTAGTTCAGTATAAGAATCTCGGATCAGCGTGCACGGCTCTGCAGCAGAAACGACATTACATCGGCAATCATCAGCTGGTGCTCATGCCGAAAAAATCGACATCGTCGCACGTAGATCGACTCGGTCTGACGAAAAACCCTTCACATTCGGAAGCGAAACAAAAACCGCAGATTGAAGATACAACGTTGAACAGTAGATTGATTAACGCGGATAGT GTGAACGATCAGTTCGGAATACTGGTGTCGGAGTTGGCGTTACCGGCTGATAATTTAGAACTACGACAGATTGTTGTCGATATGTTACAGGGATTGTTCGTTCAGTATTTTCCCGGTTGTCAGGTTGTCTCGTACGGTTCCACGGCGACCGGTCTCGGTTTCGTCGGATGCGACATGGACGTATTCCTCGATCTGAAACTCTATAAAGCCGTACGCATTGAAGAG GCAGCTCAAATCCCGATAAACTTCCCGTATATGAAACACATTCCGGCGTTTCGAGATATGAAACGAGGTTATATGACTCGCGAAGAGCTGGCAAATATTTCACGTATCGATCAAGCGAGATTGATCAGTAAAATACTAGTGACCGTTGGTAAAGGAATCACCGACGTATTGACGATACCGAGCGTTCGCTGTCCTATTGTCAGATTCGTTCATCAACCGACTTCGCAGAGAATCGATCTATCATTTAAAAGCAG gTTAGCCGTGAAGAATAGTCAATTGATCAAGTTATACTGCGTTCTAGATGCGCGTTTTAAACAGTTAGCGTTCGCTATTCGTTACTGGGCTCGGCGTCAGAATCTTCTCGGCAATATGAACGCTGGCTGGAAACTGACCAATTACGCTCTTACGTTAATGCTCGTGTTTTATCTACAAGACGCTCAAGTTCTTCCTACGGTGAAGTTTTTGAGAGATTATGCAGAAG ATGATGACATTCTAGAAATTGACGGTTGGGATTGTTCGTTTACTTCGAATGTAGACAATATACTGCCATCAGGAAATACTATGTCATTAG agGAATTATTGATCGGTTTTTTCAAGTTCTACAGTGagtttgattttcataatttccttATTTGTCCACGAGATGGATTAATGATTCCAGTCAGTAAAATACCACATCAACTGCCGTCACGAGCCGCTCAGAATTTCAAA gTCGGACCGATCAATATTCAGGATCCGTTCGCTCTCGATCACAACACGGCTCAAAACGTGAACGATCGAATGAGGAACCTCGTCTATCATCACTGCACGACCGCGCATAAAGACTGTCTCAGCGCCGAATTCCAGAAACCGGTCGTGAATGGTGACAAACTGTGGGGTCTGCGACTTCTATTCGTCGAGAGCGAACCCCTCACCGAGGTACACAAACCTCAACAGACGCACGGTAAATCGAACGAACACGCGTTCAATATCGCGATGATGCCCGATAAGTGTCCGcagtttttcatgaaaatcgcGATGATGCAAGAAGTGGAATTGAACGAAGGTTGGTTGTCGTACACGACGGTCGCCATTAAACTATTACTCGAAAAAGTGTTCATGATAAAGTGTCGCACGTTGCGTTGTGAAACATCGCCCGATATCCCCGTCGAAATAGACATCAAAATCGATAATCCGGTTACCGATAAAACATCTAGTGGCACCGCAGCGGCGCGTAAAACAGCTGCGGGAGCTACCAAACGGGTAGCTGATGATTCAGATGCGCAAATAGCGAAAAAAGCGAAAATTGATGACGCAGCAGACTGTTCTGGTAGCGCGAGTTCTTCCGAAACGACGGCAGCGCAGGAAATATCAGAAGCTCCTCACAACTCATCGGCCGGTCCGTACGAAGATGGCGAGATCATTCCTTACGCGGAGTTGATGGAACCCGAGTTCGACGATCTAACGCCCGCCGAGGAATCTCAATGGACGGCGCGCAAAGACGCGCAGATGGCGCTTCAGTGTCGTTTGTCGCATAGAATTTGGCAAGATCGTAAAAATTCGGCGAGACGCATCAATCGTAAACAATACGATCCGCTGTCGCTAGAGGCAAAAATCACGAAATTAATCCGTGAAAGCGGTGAATGTGAATTACGACAGTGTATGCAGTTTATAGTGGAAATCAGTTATAATATTGACCCGTGTAGCGTGCTCGTTGTATTCCGTTTAGAAACACCCGAATGCAAGGGAGATTTCAACACGTTTCAGGCGTTTATGAAGCAAATGATTCCTAAACTTCTCACTCTCATGTaa
- the LOC141907426 gene encoding cytochrome P450 20A1-like, translating into MAYLFISILAAIVGAVTLLYTSIQKLWKRHRLPPGLKPSHKKYGNLPDIQNAGSIHEFLLSNHKKFGAIFSFWFGEKLVCSIASSDLFQEQIPGYDRPREIYGFMEILFGRNMLVNVNGIEAQRRRAAYDRCFNQESVNNSLYIINKNVAEAARSLIGSAGRPVSVTSIINPTVFKTMSMALFGADFLSDEQIHDFNETYKKIFEDIQIWMQHPSLMPPPESLHYQNFQLACKKLRKIVDSIVVHRTSSHHNTSLSSSSSSSSCDHHRDHRRLLIDQLIVTCSKTETVYDEALNFLISSISTSSNTIAFSLFYLAKYPEIQGKAYNSIIDNIQQDPVTPHNIDSLSYIKWIVEETLRCACVVPFCGRYNAKNTLGGYSIPEKTPLFYALGSSFKHGDVWPSPDEYDPTRFCPALSAKRPKLSFSPFGFGKRMCPGYRLAMANMITFLTVILRTFKLELSENADDIRPEYGFVTHPNQDILCYFIPRDENLRNHNEFL; encoded by the exons ATACGGAAATTTACCAGATATACAAAACGCTGGAAGTATACACGAATTTCTCTTATCGAATCATAAAAAGTTCGGAGCGATATTTTCGttttggttcggagaaaagCTTGTGTGTAGCATAGCATCGTCTGACCTGTTTCAGGAACAAATACCCGGTTACGATAGACCAC GAGAAATTTACGGATTTATGGAAATATTATTCGGACGTAATATGTTAGTAAATGTAAATGGAATTGAAGCGCAGAGGAGAAGAGCGGCCTATGATCGCTGTTTCAACCAGGAATCTGTCAACAACAGTCTATATATAATCAATAAG AATGTCGCTGAAGCTGCGCGATCGCTGATTGGCAGCGCTGGTCGGCCAGTGTCTGTGACGTCGATTATTAACCCGACGGTATTCAAGACGATGTCCATGGCGCTTTTCGGCGCTGATTTTCTATCCGACGAGCAAATTCACGATTTTAACGAGACCTACAAAAAG atatttGAAGACATTCAGATTTGGATGCAACATCCGTCCTTGATGCCTCCGCCGGAAAGTCTACATTATCAAAACTTTCAACTAG cTTGTAAAAAACTACGGAAAATCGTTGATAGTATCGTAGTTCACCGCACATCATCGCATCACAATACGTCattatcgtcatcatcatcatcgtcatcatgtGATCACCATCGGGACCATAGACGACTGCTGATTGATCAGTTAATAGTCACGTGCTCTAAAACGGAAACAGTTTACGACGAAGCTTTGAATTTCCTCATTTCCAGTATATCAACTTCCTCAAATA CGATTGCATTTAGTTTGTTTTACCTCGCAAAGTATCCAGAAATTCAAGGAAAAGCGTACAACTCAATTATAGACAACATTCAACAAGACCCAGTTACTCCACATAATATCGATAGTCTCAG tTATATAAAGTGGATAGTTGAAGAGACACTCAGGTGCGCATGTGTTGTACCATTTTGTGGTCGGTATAATGCTAAGAACACGCTAGGAGgttacagtattcctgaaaag ACACCATTGTTCTATGCGCTTGGCTCGTCGTTCAAACATGGAGATGTTTGGCCCTCGCCAGATGA ATACGACCCGACGCGATTCTGCCCCGCATTATCAGCCAAACGTCCGAAGTTATCATTTTCTCCGTTCGGTTTCGGAAAACGAATGTGTCCCGGTTATCGTTTAGCGATGGCGAATATGATCACATTTCTGACTGTGATTCTACGTACATTCAAACTCGAGTTGTCGGAAAACGCTGACGATATCCGACCGGAGTACGGGTTCGTTACTCATCCCAACCAGGATATTCTCTGCTATTTCATTCCACGCGACGAAAATTTGCGAAATCATAAtgaatttttgtaa